A section of the Diabrotica virgifera virgifera chromosome 8, PGI_DIABVI_V3a genome encodes:
- the LOC126890189 gene encoding FK506-binding protein 5-like — MNKTNSKKPKGKNNDDQRQKDNDDALISKIENREEQSQDGTIDEDELRKFERELLQRHDQQPKLNRSGAIKHSTLVGEEINTREEEEKEEEEKEEEDPSVKILEAKAFTESHDEKTEEERGGTWEDIEESVLTAFLFDEEDRREMQQMKKRKGDSLEINEKFKKEKLEESKKYPEETDREKVQRKMKQILDILNTEGPIEDQRIRMKKLIGEINSMQNRKISPNQTTQGEEKNIRCEQCKIKIEQERQRKETEKIIGIVNKGGDIDTFSQIHEKKWEDKVFEKTKWEHGGLQETIEKKECIIITKNEIKDGGVEGVIRTLREEVAEIIEECKVGDIEYIENVKKSSMANQRRQWYTYVTKVGEQGMYEMAVKAINIIKKREKPPETVRVIVNNEINKEDVRKALEFVGRKENIVWEIVIRGKEMDKGERHEQEEALLIKTGGKSYTDVLKEMNQKIDIGKIGLKVNRLKKTEGGDILVKLKGKGAAEKLKKEMDSKITGMSMAVRKKENYFSITAIDPGFTEEQLISAITTYTGIPEDEIDVKTLRINRHGEQVATIAVRPSKAEELRRYRTIVIGWVICPIMERHTPVRCYKCLHYGHSTYECTGESRVACCYNCFKNGHTAVQCSSTAYCLTCKEEGHRMDRMTCPAYRAWVYGRGGEREPIKH; from the coding sequence ATGAATAAAACCAACTCAAAAAAACCTAAAGGAAAAAATAACGACGACCAAAGGCAAAAGGACAATGACGACGCATTAATTAGTAAAATTGAGAATAGGGAAGAACAGTCGCAAGACGGCACAATAGATGAAGATGAGCTTAGAAAGTTTGAAAGGGAATTGCTACAACGGCACGATCAACAGCCTAAACTAAACAGGTCGGGTGCCATAAAGCACTCGACACTTGTAGGGGAAGAAATTAATacaagagaagaagaagaaaaagaggaggAAGAGAAAGAAGAGGAAGATCCCTCGGTGAAAATCCTGGAAGCGAAAGCCTTCACAGAAAGTCACGATGAAAAAACGGAAGAAGAAAGGGGAGGAACTTGGGAAGATATAGAGGAGAGTGTTTTAACAGCCTTCTTGTTCGACGAAGAGGACAGAAGAGAAATGCAGcaaatgaaaaaaagaaaaggGGACAGCCTTGagataaatgaaaaattcaaaaaagaaaaacTTGAAGAAAGCAAAAAATATCCAGAAGAAACCGACAGGGAAAAGGTCCAACGGAAAATGAAacaaatactcgatatacttaataCAGAAGGCCCAATAGAGGACCAAAGAATAAGAATGAAAAAACTCATAGGGGAAATTAACTCTATGCAAAACAGAAAAATTAGCCCAAATCAAACAACACAAGGGGAGGAGAAAAATATAAGATGCGAACAATGTAAAATTAAGATCGAGCAAGAGAGACAAagaaaagaaacagaaaaaataataggAATTGTAAACAAGGGAGGAGACATAGACACCTTTAGTCAAATCCACGAGAAGAAATGGGAGGACAAGGTGTTTGAAAAAACGAAGTGGGAACATGGGGGACTGCAAGAgacaattgaaaaaaaagaatgcataataataactaaaaacGAAATAAAAGACGGAGGGGTAGAGGGCGTCATAAGAACGCTCAGGGAAGAAGTAGCAGAAATCATTGAGGAATGCAAAGTGGGCGACATAGAGTACatagaaaatgtaaagaaaagcTCTATGGCCAACCAAAGGAGGCAGTGGTACACATATGTAACCAAAGTGGGTGAACAGGGAATGTATGAAATGGCTGTAAAGgccataaatataataaaaaaaagggAGAAGCCCCCGGAAACCGTTAGAGTCATCGTTAACAACGAGATAAATAAGGAAGATGTGCGAAAAGCTCTCGAATTTGTGGggagaaaagaaaatatagtaTGGGAAATAGTTATCAGAGGGAAGGAGATGGATAAAGGGGAGAGGCATGAGCAGGAAGAAGCGCTCCTAATCAAAACGGGGGGGAAATCATACACTGATGTATTAAAAGAGATGAATCAGAAAATTGATATAGGGAAGATTGGCTTAAAAGTAAATAGGCTAAAAAAAACAGAAGGGGGAGACATCCTCGTAAAACTAAAGGGGAAGGGAGCAGCGGAGAAACTGAAGAAGGAGATGGACAGTAAAATAACGGGAATGAGCATGGCTGTTCGGaagaaagaaaattatttttccatcacGGCAATAGACCCTGGGTTTACAGAAGAACAGCTAATAAGCGCGATAACAACATATACCGGTATCCCCGAGGACGAAATAGATGTCAAAACGCTACGTATAAATAGGCATGGGGAACAGGTGGCGACCATAGCCGTACGCCCCTCAAAAGCAGAAGAGCTACGGAGGTATAGAACGATAGTAATAGGTTGGGTTATATGCCCCATAATGGAACGCCATACGCCAGTAAGGTGTTATAAGTGCCTCCATTATGGTCACAGCACCTATGAGTGCACAGGGGAGAGCAGGGTAGCATGCTGCTACAACTGCTTTAAAAACGGGCATACAGCGGTGCAGTGTAGCAGCACTGCGTACTGCTTAACTTGTAAGGAAGAGGGTCATAGAATGGACCGCATGACATGCCCAGCCTATAGGGCGTGGGTGTACGGCAGGGGAGGGGAAAGGGAACCCATAAAACATTAA